Proteins encoded by one window of Sciurus carolinensis chromosome 12, mSciCar1.2, whole genome shotgun sequence:
- the LOC124962228 gene encoding isopentenyl-diphosphate delta-isomerase 2-like — translation MSEVNLDWISEHQLRRLDEMLIVVDEDDKVIGVDTKRNCHLNENIEKGLLHRAFSVVLFNTEKKVLIQKRSDTKLTFPGHFSDSCSSHPLYNSTEMEEKDALGVRRAALRRLQAELGIPPEQLSVEDIVFMTRYHYKAKSDQIWGEHEVCYLLLVKKNLTITPDPSELDSYRYLAQEELEGLLDEAARGQARVTPWLRIIAERFLFKWWPYLDEVTQFVEHHKIHRV, via the exons ATGTCTGAAGTCAATCTCGACTGGATCAGCGAACATCAGCTACGACGCCTAGATGAAATGCTCATTGTCGTTGATGAAGATGATAAGGTCATTGGTGTGGACACCAAGAGGAACTGCCATTTGAATGAGAACATCGAGAAAG GGCTGCTGCACCGAGCCTTCAGCGTGGTTTTGTTCAACACGGAGAAGAAAGTCCTGATCCAGAAGCGATCAGACACCAAGCTTACTTTTCCTG GGCATTTTTCCGACTCCTGTTCTAGTCACCCGTTATACAACTCTACCGAAATGGAGGAAAAGGACGCCTTGGGAGTGAGGAGGGCCGCCCTGAGACGCCTGCAGGCTGAGCTGGGGATTCCCCCGGAGCAG CTTTCTGTAGAGGACATAGTGTTTATGACAAGATATCATTACAAGGCGAAATCAGATCAAATTTGGGGAGAACATGAGGTCTGCTACCTTCTGCTGGTGAAGAAGAACTTGACAATCACTCCGGATCCCAGTGAACTTGACAGCTACCGCTACCTGGCCCAGGAGGAACTGGAAGGGCTCCTGGACGAGGCAGCCAGGGGCCAAGCGAGAGTCACGCCCTGGCTGAGAATCATTGCAGAGAGGTTCCTGTTTAAGTGGTGGCCTTACTTGGATGAGGTGACCCAGTTTGTGGAGCATCACAAGATCCACAGAGtgtga